From the Manihot esculenta cultivar AM560-2 chromosome 3, M.esculenta_v8, whole genome shotgun sequence genome, one window contains:
- the LOC110611843 gene encoding upstream activation factor subunit UAF30 isoform X1, producing MHARKKAKTGLRRMLPHKVKKAVTDNPKKLANLIDLVNLPSTLREFVGQSQISRLGCFMRVWSYIKTNNLQDPNNKNVVNCDEKLKSILLGKPQVDLAELPSLIKLHFPKEPK from the exons ATGCATGCCAG AAAGAAAGCAAAGACAGGCTTGAGGAGAATGCTGCCGCATAAAGTGAAGAAGGCTGTCACAGACAACCCTAAGAAGCTTGCTAATTTGATTGATCTTGTAAATCTTCCTTCAACACTTCGAGAGTTTGTGGGTCAGTCTCAAATTTCTCGTTTGGGTTGCTTCATGCGTGTCTGGTCCTACATCAAGACCAATAATCTCCAG GATCCAAACAACAAGAATGTTGTCAACTGTGACGAAAAGCTGAAGAGTATTTTATTGGGCAAGCCTCAGGTTGATCTAGCTGAACTACCGTCTCTTATCAAACTGCACTTTCCTAAAGAGCCAAAATAA
- the LOC110611843 gene encoding upstream activation factor subunit UAF30 isoform X2 produces MLPHKVKKAVTDNPKKLANLIDLVNLPSTLREFVGQSQISRLGCFMRVWSYIKTNNLQDPNNKNVVNCDEKLKSILLGKPQVDLAELPSLIKLHFPKEPK; encoded by the exons ATGCTGCCGCATAAAGTGAAGAAGGCTGTCACAGACAACCCTAAGAAGCTTGCTAATTTGATTGATCTTGTAAATCTTCCTTCAACACTTCGAGAGTTTGTGGGTCAGTCTCAAATTTCTCGTTTGGGTTGCTTCATGCGTGTCTGGTCCTACATCAAGACCAATAATCTCCAG GATCCAAACAACAAGAATGTTGTCAACTGTGACGAAAAGCTGAAGAGTATTTTATTGGGCAAGCCTCAGGTTGATCTAGCTGAACTACCGTCTCTTATCAAACTGCACTTTCCTAAAGAGCCAAAATAA
- the LOC110611842 gene encoding GDSL esterase/lipase At4g26790, producing the protein MASETMWFWLVHLLLQVFTVRGKVPAIIVFGDSSVDSGNNNHVSTVLKSNFAPYGRDFYDGKPTGRFSNGRIPTDFISEAFGNKPIVPAYLDPTYDIKDFATGVCFASAGTGYDNATSDVLSVIPLWKELEYYKEYQEKLRGYLGKERANEVLEEALYLISIGTNDFLENYYIFPGRSSQFSVAEYQNFLVQIARNFVSELHHLGARRISLSGLPPMGCLPLERTTNIFFGSECIEEYNNVAKDFNEKLKGMVTDLNKEVAGIKLVLSNPFDILSQIIENPSSFGFEDATKACCGTGLFEMSYMCNKRNPFTCFDANKYVFWDSFHPTERTNQLVADYVVKNCLAQFM; encoded by the exons ATGGCAAGTGAGACCATGTGGTTCTGGTTAGTTCATCTGCTACTGCAAGTCTTTACTGTAAGAGGAAAAGTTCCGGCCATCATTGTGTTCGGAGACTCTTCGGTCGATTCAGGCAACAACAACCATGTATCTACAGTGCTCAAGAGTAATTTTGCGCCTTATGGTCGGGATTTCTATGATGGTAAGCCAACTGGAAGGTTTTCCAATGGTCGGATTCCGACAGATTTCATTTCTGAAGCGTTCGGGAACAAGCCAATAGTACCTGCATACTTAGATCCAACATATGATATAAAAGATTTTGCCACAGGAGTTTGCTTCGCTTCTGCAGGAACTGGCTATGACAATGCTACTTCTGATGTCCTA TCTGTAATACCTCTTTGGAAGGAGTTGGAGTATTACAAAGAATACCAGGAGAAGCTTCGAGGATATCTAGGAAAGGAGAGGGCTAATGAAGTACTAGAGGAAGCACTCTACCTGATAAGCATTGGAACAAATGACTTCCTTGAGAATTACTATATATTTCCAGGCAGATCATCTCAGTTTTCTGTTGCAGAGTACCAGAATTTTCTAGTGCAAATTGCTAGAAATTTTGTTTCAGAGCTTCATCATCTTGGAGCTCGGAGGATATCTCTAAGTGGGCTTCCTCCAATGGGGTGTTTGCCTTTGGAGAGAACTACGAATATATTTTTTGGAAGTGAATGCATTGAAGAATACAATAATGTGGCCAAGGATTTCAATGAGAAGCTGAAAGGAATGGTCACTGATCTGAATAAGGAGGTTGCTGGGATCAAACTGGTGCTTTCAAACCCCTTTGATATTCTCTCACAAATAATTGAGAATCCCAGTTCTTTTG GGTTTGAAGATGCAACAAAAGCTTGCTGCGGAACTGGGTTGTTTGAGATGAGCTACATGTGCAATAAAAGAAACCCATTTACATGCTTTGATGCAAATAAATATGTATTCTGGGATTCTTTCCATCCCACAGAGAGAACAAATCAGCTTGTTGCTGATTATGTGGTAAAGAATTGTTTAGCCCAGTTTATGTAA